One genomic region from Balneola sp. encodes:
- a CDS encoding flagellar biosynthesis protein FliS: MQDPQLVYQKQAVLNASPLRLVVKMYDLVIQATYREDQAKVKAILSELIHGLNFDYEPASQLFELYRYCQDLARKDKYGEIREILEPLRETWEEVANNKQPALSASQ; this comes from the coding sequence ATGCAAGACCCACAATTAGTTTACCAGAAACAAGCCGTATTAAATGCCTCACCACTGAGATTGGTGGTCAAGATGTACGACTTGGTCATTCAGGCAACCTACCGAGAAGACCAGGCAAAGGTTAAGGCCATATTATCAGAGCTCATCCATGGATTGAATTTTGATTATGAACCAGCCAGTCAGCTTTTTGAGCTCTATAGGTATTGCCAGGATTTAGCCCGTAAAGATAAGTACGGTGAAATCCGTGAGATCCTTGAACCATTAAGAGAAACCTGGGAAGAAGTTGCCAATAATAAGCAACCTGCCCTTTCGGCTTCACAATAA
- a CDS encoding dTDP-4-amino-4,6-dideoxygalactose transaminase has product MNSDSYHIPFNKPFITGNELEFIQDAVDYGKISGNGKYTQKIHRFFERQFGFNKCLLTTSCTDALEMAAILLEIEPGDEVIMPSYTFVSTANAFVLRGATIRFVDSRPDHPGIDEDKIEGLVTEKTKAIIVVHYAGVACDMGKVMDVANRHNLFVVEDAAQAINSFYIDEDGLSHPLGSIGHLGAFSFHETKNIMAGEGGMLVVNDDRFAERAEIIWEKGTNRTAFFRGEIDKYGWVDIGSSFLPSELNAAFLYAQLVNLIRIQQKRMCIWNRYQKGLESFCTEFGIRQPEIPDYATNNGHMYYLVCKDAPQRDHFIAHLKKKGILSVFHYQSLHDSPFFERQHDGRPLFHSDQYSENLVRLPFYYELSIEHQDQVIEAIQSFGDAEQISTKNLVLHLAAPTSSH; this is encoded by the coding sequence ATGAATAGTGATAGCTATCATATTCCTTTTAATAAACCCTTTATCACGGGGAACGAGCTTGAGTTTATTCAGGATGCCGTAGACTATGGAAAGATTTCTGGAAATGGAAAGTACACTCAGAAAATACATCGTTTTTTTGAACGGCAGTTTGGCTTCAATAAATGTTTATTGACTACTTCATGTACCGATGCCCTGGAAATGGCAGCAATCCTGCTTGAAATTGAACCGGGCGATGAAGTCATTATGCCATCCTATACGTTTGTATCTACCGCGAATGCTTTTGTGCTTCGCGGAGCTACTATCCGTTTTGTGGATTCCCGGCCAGACCATCCCGGAATAGATGAGGATAAAATTGAAGGGCTGGTGACTGAAAAAACCAAAGCCATTATTGTGGTCCATTACGCTGGCGTAGCATGTGATATGGGCAAAGTCATGGATGTTGCCAACCGTCATAATCTATTTGTGGTGGAAGATGCAGCTCAGGCAATTAATAGTTTCTATATAGATGAAGATGGGCTGAGTCACCCACTTGGATCAATTGGGCATTTAGGGGCCTTTTCTTTCCATGAGACCAAAAACATTATGGCTGGAGAGGGAGGGATGCTGGTTGTGAATGATGATCGCTTTGCCGAACGTGCTGAAATAATCTGGGAGAAAGGAACCAACCGTACCGCTTTTTTTAGGGGTGAAATTGATAAGTATGGCTGGGTGGATATTGGTTCTTCTTTTTTGCCCTCCGAATTGAACGCGGCCTTTTTATATGCACAGCTTGTGAACCTGATTCGAATTCAACAGAAACGAATGTGTATCTGGAATCGATATCAGAAGGGGTTGGAAAGTTTTTGTACCGAGTTTGGAATCAGGCAACCGGAAATCCCGGACTATGCAACCAACAACGGCCATATGTATTACTTGGTTTGCAAAGACGCTCCCCAACGCGACCATTTCATAGCTCACCTCAAGAAGAAAGGGATACTGAGTGTGTTCCATTATCAATCGCTTCATGATTCTCCATTTTTTGAGCGACAACATGATGGAAGACCTTTATTCCATTCCGATCAATACTCAGAAAACCTGGTTCGCCTACCTTTCTATTATGAGCTTTCAATTGAACATCAAGACCAAGTGATCGAAGCGATCCAAAGTTTTGGAGATGCAGAACAGATCTCAACAAAGAATTTAGTCTTGCATTTAGCTGCACCCACTTCCTCTCACTAA